A part of Synechococcus sp. KORDI-49 genomic DNA contains:
- the dnaK gene encoding molecular chaperone DnaK, with translation MGRIVGIDLGTTNSVVAVLEAGRPLVIANAEGSRTTPSVVGYSKDRELLVGQMARRQLVLSPRNTFSNLKRFVGRDWEELEDGSLSVPYTVRANDVGQVRVPCPVTEREYAPEELVASIIRKLVDDAAVYLGESVEAAVVTVPAYFNDAQRQATRDAGRLAGISVERILNEPTAAALAYGFDRSAVRRVLVFDLGGGTFDVSLLRIANGVFDVKATNGDTQLGGNDFDQRIVDWLADAFQSEHGIDLRRDRQALQRLIEASEKAKQELSGVLSTPISLPFIATGTEGPLHIETSLDRSTFESLCPDLLDRLLNPVQCSLRDSGWAAEDIDDVVLVGGATRMPMVQQLVRTLVPIDPCQSVNPDEVVAIGAAVQAGILTGELRDLLLNDVTPLSLGLETVGGLMKVLIPRNTPIPVRQSDVFSTSEANQSSVEIHVWQGERQMAADNKSLGRFRLSGIPPAPRGVPQVQVAFDIDANGLLQVSATDRTTGRKQSVSIQGGSNLNEDELQALLAEAEERADDDRRRRSQVERRNRAQTLVAQAERRLRDAALELGPYGADRQQRAVEMAIRDVQDCLAQDDLQELDLTVSGLEEALFGLNRRLSMERQGDGNPLQGLRNTLGSLKDELFSDDWEDDPWGSPSRPPSRSRGLGQRGSDPWDDDFYR, from the coding sequence ATGGGCCGGATCGTCGGAATCGACCTGGGGACAACCAACTCGGTCGTTGCCGTCCTCGAAGCCGGCAGGCCTCTCGTGATCGCGAATGCCGAGGGGAGTCGAACCACGCCCTCGGTGGTGGGCTACAGCAAGGATCGGGAGCTGTTGGTCGGTCAGATGGCCCGGCGTCAGCTGGTCCTCAGCCCACGCAACACCTTTTCCAATCTGAAGCGATTCGTCGGTCGTGACTGGGAGGAGCTTGAGGATGGCAGCCTCTCTGTCCCTTACACGGTCCGGGCCAATGACGTCGGCCAGGTCCGTGTGCCCTGTCCGGTGACGGAGCGGGAATACGCGCCGGAGGAACTCGTGGCCAGTATCATCCGCAAGCTTGTGGATGATGCGGCCGTTTATCTCGGTGAGAGCGTCGAGGCCGCGGTCGTCACCGTGCCGGCCTATTTCAACGATGCTCAGCGCCAGGCAACCCGGGATGCCGGCCGTCTTGCCGGTATCTCCGTCGAGAGAATCCTGAACGAACCCACCGCTGCCGCTCTTGCCTACGGCTTTGATCGCAGCGCCGTCCGGCGTGTTCTGGTCTTCGATCTGGGTGGTGGAACCTTTGACGTGTCGCTGCTTCGCATCGCCAACGGTGTTTTCGATGTGAAAGCGACCAACGGCGACACGCAGCTGGGGGGAAATGATTTCGATCAGCGCATCGTCGACTGGCTCGCCGATGCCTTCCAGTCCGAACACGGCATCGATCTCCGCCGTGACCGCCAGGCACTGCAACGACTGATCGAAGCTTCCGAGAAGGCCAAGCAGGAGCTCTCCGGCGTACTGAGCACGCCGATTTCCCTACCTTTCATCGCCACCGGAACTGAGGGACCTCTGCATATCGAGACCTCTCTCGACCGATCCACCTTCGAATCCCTCTGCCCCGATCTGCTCGACCGTCTGTTGAATCCCGTGCAGTGTTCCCTGCGGGATTCCGGCTGGGCGGCTGAGGACATCGATGACGTGGTTCTGGTCGGCGGAGCCACGCGCATGCCGATGGTTCAGCAGCTGGTGCGCACCCTCGTGCCCATCGATCCCTGTCAGTCGGTGAACCCCGATGAGGTGGTGGCGATCGGCGCAGCCGTGCAGGCGGGCATCCTCACCGGCGAGCTCCGGGACCTCCTGCTGAACGACGTCACGCCTCTATCGCTCGGACTGGAGACGGTTGGAGGCCTGATGAAGGTGCTCATTCCCAGGAACACGCCAATTCCCGTGCGTCAGTCCGACGTGTTCAGCACCTCGGAGGCGAACCAGTCCTCGGTCGAGATTCATGTCTGGCAGGGGGAGCGTCAGATGGCCGCTGATAACAAGTCACTGGGTCGATTCCGACTCTCGGGGATCCCACCCGCCCCTCGCGGTGTCCCTCAGGTGCAGGTGGCCTTCGACATCGATGCCAACGGTCTTCTGCAGGTCAGTGCCACTGATCGCACCACCGGCCGCAAGCAGTCCGTTTCGATTCAGGGAGGTTCCAATCTCAATGAGGACGAACTTCAGGCACTCCTGGCTGAAGCGGAGGAGCGCGCGGATGACGACCGGCGTCGTCGCAGTCAGGTGGAGCGTCGCAACCGTGCCCAGACCCTTGTGGCTCAGGCCGAACGTCGCCTCCGGGATGCTGCGCTCGAACTTGGGCCGTACGGAGCGGATCGCCAGCAGAGGGCGGTCGAGATGGCCATCCGTGATGTCCAGGACTGTCTGGCTCAGGATGACCTTCAGGAACTCGATCTCACCGTGAGCGGCCTGGAGGAGGCCCTGTTCGGCCTCAACCGGCGCCTCTCCATGGAGCGACAAGGGGATGGCAATCCCCTCCAGGGTCTCCGCAACACGCTTGGATCCCTGAAGGATGAACTGTTCTCCGATGACTGGGAGGATGACCCCTGGGGCTCCCCCAGCCGTCCTCCCTCGCGAAGCCGTGGACTAGGCCAGCGGGGTTCCGATCCCTGGGACGATGACTTCTATCGCTGA
- a CDS encoding DnaJ domain-containing protein, with protein sequence MTSIADPDYWSLLGLEPGSSQDQLKRAFRQEARRWHPDLNGNDPVAEERFKLVNEAYAVLSDPRRRQSWEAGDRASETSHDPFASGFPHFEDYLEVVLGIPTTAVQDEPARDRGDSPVSAPPPPPPVQVREDLESTIELTPDQALFGTRVELALEDGTLVELDTPPFAGDGWRLRLEGVAAGGRDHFLQLRVVTPEGLRIDGLRVLYRLELFPPDAALGCAVDVPTLDGPVTLQVPPGSSSGRLLRLRGRGLTIDDRRGDQLVEIVIVIPADLGDAERALYRRLQELALDPDAS encoded by the coding sequence ATGACTTCTATCGCTGATCCTGATTACTGGTCGCTGCTCGGACTCGAACCGGGCAGCAGCCAGGACCAGCTCAAGCGTGCCTTCCGCCAGGAAGCCCGCCGATGGCACCCCGATCTCAACGGCAATGACCCTGTTGCGGAAGAGCGCTTCAAGCTGGTCAATGAGGCTTATGCGGTGCTCAGCGACCCGCGTCGCCGGCAGAGCTGGGAAGCCGGTGATCGCGCATCGGAGACCAGCCACGATCCCTTCGCCAGCGGATTTCCCCATTTCGAGGATTACCTCGAGGTGGTTCTCGGTATTCCGACGACGGCCGTGCAGGACGAACCTGCGAGAGATCGCGGGGATTCACCGGTCTCCGCACCGCCGCCGCCGCCGCCGGTTCAGGTCAGGGAAGACCTGGAATCCACCATCGAGCTCACCCCTGATCAGGCGCTGTTCGGAACCCGTGTGGAGCTTGCCCTGGAGGATGGAACGCTGGTGGAGCTCGACACCCCTCCCTTCGCTGGAGACGGCTGGAGACTCAGGCTGGAGGGGGTTGCCGCCGGTGGGCGTGATCATTTTCTGCAGCTGCGTGTGGTGACACCGGAAGGACTTCGCATTGATGGGCTCAGGGTTCTGTACAGGCTGGAGCTCTTCCCGCCCGATGCCGCTCTCGGATGCGCGGTGGATGTTCCCACCCTCGACGGCCCCGTGACACTGCAGGTCCCTCCTGGTTCCTCCAGCGGCCGCCTGCTTCGTCTTCGTGGTCGTGGGCTGACCATCGATGACCGTCGAGGTGATCAGCTCGTTGAGATCGTGATCGTCATTCCCGCCGATCTCGGAGATGCGGAACGGGCGCTGTACCGCCGCCTGCAGGAGCTGGCTCTCGATCCGGATGCCAGCTGA
- a CDS encoding DUF3110 domain-containing protein: protein MRVHVLLFDAGTDSEGIHSLEIGGRTVVLLFENPDDAERYAGLLEAQDFPVPSIEALDRVEVEAFCSEAGYEPRFIETGFLPGSDEERLFISPPESNRDVSRWKEEIDTDDESARDAASDGESDSAVRSSPELDELRQRLEGLL, encoded by the coding sequence ATGCGCGTGCACGTGCTCCTTTTCGATGCAGGCACTGACAGCGAGGGAATCCATTCCCTTGAGATCGGGGGGCGCACGGTGGTTCTCCTGTTCGAGAATCCCGATGACGCCGAGCGGTACGCCGGTTTGCTCGAAGCACAGGACTTCCCTGTGCCGAGCATCGAAGCCCTGGATCGCGTGGAAGTGGAGGCGTTCTGCAGCGAGGCGGGATATGAACCGCGCTTCATCGAGACCGGTTTCCTACCGGGCAGTGACGAAGAGAGATTGTTCATCTCCCCTCCGGAATCCAATCGCGATGTCTCCCGCTGGAAAGAGGAGATCGACACCGATGATGAAAGTGCCCGTGACGCTGCCAGTGACGGTGAGAGTGACAGTGCGGTGAGGTCCTCCCCGGAGCTAGATGAACTGCGTCAGCGACTGGAGGGTCTCCTCTGA
- the murQ gene encoding N-acetylmuramic acid 6-phosphate etherase, translating to MAEFQRDLQPSDDRGHLLTEQSNSLSRDLDQLPTQELVDLFVAEDRRPQQAVQAAATEISHAVDRIAERLRTGGRLFYLGAGTSGRLGVLDAAECPPTFCSDPEMVQGVLAGGAPALLRSSEGLEDLEQAGRSDLEQRGFCSRDCLIGIAAGGTTPYVRGGLRHALELGALAIAMACVPAEQAPLPCDLDIRLLTGPELLTGSTRLKAGTATKMALNILSTGVMVRLGKVYGNRMVDVAASNSKLVDRSLRILRDLAGLDRESGLALLEQTGGSVKLALMMAATGLDRSGATERLQEHRQQLRAALEASGVSLLQA from the coding sequence ATGGCTGAGTTTCAGCGTGACCTGCAGCCCTCGGATGACCGCGGGCATCTGCTCACGGAGCAGAGCAACAGCCTCAGCCGTGACCTCGATCAGTTGCCGACCCAGGAGCTGGTGGACCTGTTCGTGGCCGAGGACCGTCGCCCTCAACAGGCGGTCCAGGCTGCCGCCACAGAGATCAGTCATGCCGTGGACCGCATTGCTGAACGACTGAGGACGGGAGGCCGGCTTTTTTATCTGGGAGCGGGGACTTCCGGACGGCTGGGTGTTCTCGACGCTGCCGAATGTCCCCCCACCTTCTGCAGTGATCCCGAGATGGTGCAGGGTGTGCTCGCGGGTGGGGCACCGGCACTGCTGCGCAGCTCCGAAGGTCTGGAAGATCTTGAGCAGGCCGGCCGCTCCGATCTGGAGCAGCGGGGCTTCTGTTCCAGGGATTGTCTGATCGGCATCGCTGCAGGTGGCACCACCCCCTATGTCAGGGGAGGTCTCCGCCATGCACTCGAGCTCGGGGCTCTGGCGATCGCCATGGCCTGCGTGCCCGCTGAGCAGGCACCACTCCCCTGTGATCTCGACATCCGGCTGCTCACCGGCCCGGAACTGCTCACCGGTTCAACCCGCCTGAAGGCGGGCACCGCCACGAAGATGGCGCTCAACATCCTGTCGACCGGCGTGATGGTGCGTCTCGGCAAGGTGTACGGCAACCGCATGGTTGATGTGGCTGCCAGCAACAGCAAACTGGTGGACCGCTCCCTGCGCATCCTGCGCGATCTGGCCGGACTCGATCGGGAGAGTGGCCTTGCGCTTCTCGAACAGACAGGCGGTTCGGTGAAGCTCGCGCTGATGATGGCGGCCACAGGTCTGGATCGTTCCGGAGCAACCGAGCGACTGCAGGAGCACAGACAGCAGTTGCGTGCGGCGCTCGAAGCCAGTGGTGTCAGCCTGCTTCAGGCCTGA
- the mtnP gene encoding S-methyl-5'-thioadenosine phosphorylase has protein sequence MTEPMDLSHARVGVIGGSGLYAMPGLEQLEEHSVETPFGSPSDVMRLGRLGGMEVVFLARHGRDHHLMPMEVPYTANIWAMRSLGVRWLISVSAVGSLKEHLRPRDMVVPDQFIDRTHRRPQSFFGDGCVAHVSLADPTCPILNALLADAAEQAIPAGHHLHRGGTYLCMEGPAFSTRAESELYRSWGCAVIGMTNHTEARLAREAEIAYSSLSMVTDFDCWQRDQDAVSVELVLSNLKANAEATAPILSRVMDQLQATRPVSAAHTALADALFTRKERVPTETRRRLDLFTAPYWGSFDQA, from the coding sequence ATGACTGAGCCCATGGATCTGAGCCATGCCCGTGTCGGTGTGATCGGCGGCAGCGGTCTCTATGCCATGCCCGGACTCGAGCAGCTGGAGGAACACTCCGTGGAGACCCCGTTCGGGAGTCCGTCGGATGTGATGCGTCTCGGACGGCTGGGAGGAATGGAGGTCGTCTTTCTGGCCCGTCACGGCCGTGACCACCATCTGATGCCGATGGAAGTTCCATACACGGCGAACATCTGGGCGATGCGGAGTCTCGGCGTGCGCTGGCTGATCTCCGTGTCCGCCGTCGGATCCCTGAAGGAACATCTCCGGCCGCGCGACATGGTGGTGCCCGATCAGTTCATCGATCGCACCCATCGACGCCCGCAGTCGTTCTTCGGTGACGGCTGTGTTGCTCATGTGAGCCTGGCCGATCCGACCTGCCCGATCCTCAATGCCCTGCTGGCTGATGCTGCCGAGCAGGCGATCCCCGCCGGTCATCATCTGCATCGCGGCGGAACCTATCTGTGCATGGAAGGTCCTGCCTTCTCCACCCGTGCCGAGAGCGAGCTCTACCGCAGCTGGGGATGTGCGGTGATCGGAATGACGAATCACACCGAAGCACGGCTCGCCCGCGAGGCTGAGATCGCTTACAGCTCCCTCAGCATGGTGACCGACTTCGACTGCTGGCAACGGGACCAGGACGCTGTCAGCGTCGAACTGGTGCTGAGCAATCTGAAGGCCAATGCGGAGGCCACCGCACCGATCCTGAGCCGGGTGATGGATCAGCTGCAAGCGACGCGGCCTGTGTCCGCGGCCCACACCGCGCTCGCGGATGCTCTCTTCACCCGGAAGGAGAGGGTCCCAACGGAGACCAGGCGACGGCTTGATCTGTTCACAGCTCCCTACTGGGGATCCTTTGATCAGGCCTGA
- a CDS encoding peptidylprolyl isomerase: MTKALMETEAGPIELELFEADAPNTVANFVKLAKDGFYDGLAFHRVIPGFMAQGGCPNSREGSKGMPGTGGPGYQIDCEINSKKHQAGTLAMAHAGKNTGGSQFYICHEAQPHLDGVHTVFGLTGNMDTVLKLGNGSRITKVTIQD; this comes from the coding sequence ATGACCAAGGCTCTGATGGAGACGGAGGCGGGCCCGATCGAGCTCGAGCTGTTCGAGGCGGACGCACCCAACACCGTGGCCAATTTCGTCAAGCTGGCGAAGGATGGCTTTTACGACGGTCTGGCTTTCCACAGGGTCATTCCAGGTTTCATGGCCCAGGGAGGCTGTCCGAACTCCCGTGAAGGATCCAAGGGCATGCCCGGCACCGGTGGCCCTGGCTACCAGATCGACTGTGAGATCAATTCCAAGAAACACCAGGCAGGCACGCTGGCGATGGCTCACGCCGGCAAGAACACCGGCGGCTCGCAGTTCTACATCTGCCATGAGGCTCAGCCTCATCTCGATGGCGTGCACACCGTGTTCGGTCTCACCGGGAACATGGACACCGTGCTGAAGCTGGGCAACGGATCCCGTATCACCAAGGTCACCATCCAGGACTGA
- the ribBA gene encoding bifunctional 3,4-dihydroxy-2-butanone-4-phosphate synthase/GTP cyclohydrolase II, whose product MTTHSIVFRTLGDQIEFDSIPDALAAIRNGACVVVVDDEQRENEGDLICAAQFATPEAINFMATEARGLICLAMEGSRLDALDLPLMVDRNTDVNETAFTVSIDAGREHGVSTGISAEDRARTIQVALNPSTRPADLRRPGHIFPLRARPGGVLKRAGHTEAAVDLAQLSGLAPAGVICEIQNTDGSMARLAQLREYATHWGLKLINIADLIRYRLENERFVRRQAQASMPSQFGDFQAIGYRNELDGSEHVALIKGDPAALKEPVLVRMHSECLTGDAFGSLRCDCRSQLETALRRIEQEGEGVVVYLRQEGRGIGLINKLKAYSLQDGGLDTVEANERLGFPADLRNYGVGAQILSDLGIHHLRLLTNNPRKIAGLGGYGLKVEERVPLVMDAGDHNAEYLATKRDKLGHLMAEQGPCTVLALAVDAATDQWPQIRRRAESAASDHGFLLEAVQTPRLLALWERPQFVWTLRPGQEDPLPLLRLMAQWPETRRLGLLKAATDRMAMHPPHTLERTELGLNDLVDGQGDGPLPSEPSLLHWTTD is encoded by the coding sequence ATGACAACTCATTCCATCGTTTTCAGGACCCTGGGAGATCAGATCGAATTCGACAGCATTCCCGATGCCCTGGCGGCCATCCGTAACGGGGCCTGCGTCGTGGTGGTCGACGACGAACAGCGTGAAAACGAAGGTGATCTCATCTGCGCCGCGCAGTTCGCCACCCCTGAAGCGATCAATTTCATGGCCACCGAAGCCCGTGGACTGATCTGCCTGGCAATGGAGGGGAGTCGTCTGGATGCCCTCGATCTGCCCCTGATGGTGGATCGCAACACCGACGTCAATGAGACCGCCTTCACCGTCAGCATCGATGCCGGCCGTGAGCATGGCGTCAGCACGGGGATTTCCGCTGAGGACAGGGCCCGAACGATCCAGGTGGCCCTCAACCCGTCCACGCGACCGGCCGATCTGCGGCGCCCCGGTCACATCTTCCCCCTGCGGGCCCGTCCGGGTGGGGTTCTGAAGAGGGCAGGGCACACCGAAGCCGCGGTTGACCTCGCCCAGCTGTCCGGACTGGCACCAGCCGGTGTGATCTGCGAGATCCAGAACACCGATGGCTCGATGGCTCGGCTGGCGCAGCTGCGGGAGTACGCCACCCACTGGGGGTTGAAGCTGATCAACATCGCGGATCTGATCCGATACCGACTGGAAAACGAGCGGTTCGTCAGACGACAGGCCCAGGCGAGCATGCCCAGCCAGTTCGGCGACTTTCAGGCGATCGGATATCGCAATGAACTCGACGGTTCCGAGCACGTCGCCCTGATCAAGGGAGATCCTGCAGCCCTGAAGGAACCGGTGCTCGTGCGCATGCATTCGGAATGCCTCACCGGCGATGCCTTCGGTTCACTTCGCTGCGATTGCCGTTCCCAGCTAGAGACAGCGCTGCGAAGGATCGAACAGGAGGGGGAAGGCGTCGTCGTTTATCTGCGGCAGGAAGGCCGGGGGATCGGACTGATCAACAAGCTCAAGGCCTACAGCCTCCAGGATGGGGGGCTGGACACGGTGGAAGCCAACGAGCGCCTGGGTTTTCCGGCCGACCTGCGCAATTACGGGGTCGGAGCTCAAATTCTTTCCGACCTCGGCATCCACCATCTGCGGCTTCTGACCAACAACCCGCGCAAGATCGCCGGCCTCGGTGGCTATGGACTGAAGGTGGAGGAACGCGTTCCGCTTGTGATGGATGCCGGGGATCACAACGCCGAGTATCTGGCCACGAAACGCGACAAGCTCGGTCATCTGATGGCAGAACAGGGACCCTGCACCGTGCTGGCGCTGGCCGTCGACGCCGCCACGGACCAGTGGCCTCAGATCCGTCGACGAGCCGAGTCGGCGGCCTCGGACCACGGCTTCCTGCTGGAAGCCGTCCAGACCCCCCGCCTGCTGGCCCTTTGGGAGCGCCCCCAGTTCGTCTGGACGCTTCGTCCGGGTCAGGAGGATCCTCTCCCCCTGCTGCGTCTGATGGCGCAATGGCCGGAGACACGTCGACTCGGTCTGTTGAAGGCAGCAACCGACCGGATGGCAATGCATCCGCCCCACACGCTGGAGCGGACCGAGCTTGGCCTGAACGACCTGGTTGATGGGCAGGGGGACGGACCGCTGCCTTCCGAACCGTCCCTGCTGCACTGGACCACGGACTGA
- the argC gene encoding N-acetyl-gamma-glutamyl-phosphate reductase, translating to MDSSIPSPLAAMTSSEPSRVAVIGASGYGGLQTLRLLLGHPRFDVTFLGGERSAGQRWSSVCPFLPLPDDPQVQSADPDRVAEAADYAVLSLPNGLACQLAPRLLERGVRVIDLSADFRYRSLEQWNQVYAQEAARLNRTDADLCRDAVYGLPEWHGPAIAEASLVAAPGCFPTASLLPLLPFLKQGLIDTDGIIIDAKTGTSGGGRVPKEAMLLAEASESISPYGVVGHRHTSEIEQLAQEVAGQSVQLQFTPHLVPMVRGLLSTVYARLRDPGLTAEDCTTVLEAVYRHHPCVQVMPVGTYPATKWVRHTNRAMLSVQVDTRTGQLILMSAIDNLIKGQAGQGIQCLNLMAGLEPETGLPLQAFYP from the coding sequence ATGGACAGCAGTATCCCGTCGCCCCTGGCCGCGATGACGTCATCGGAGCCGTCCAGGGTCGCGGTGATCGGTGCCTCGGGTTACGGCGGGCTTCAGACGTTGAGGCTTCTGCTCGGGCATCCTCGCTTCGATGTCACCTTTCTGGGGGGAGAGCGCAGTGCCGGACAGCGCTGGAGTTCGGTCTGTCCATTCCTCCCCCTTCCCGACGATCCACAGGTCCAGTCGGCTGATCCCGACCGCGTCGCGGAGGCCGCTGACTACGCGGTGCTGAGTCTCCCGAACGGACTGGCCTGTCAGCTCGCACCCCGTCTTCTGGAGCGGGGTGTTCGCGTCATCGATCTGTCTGCCGATTTCCGTTACCGGTCGCTTGAGCAGTGGAATCAGGTCTACGCCCAGGAAGCCGCCCGTCTCAACAGGACCGATGCCGATCTCTGCCGAGATGCCGTCTATGGGCTGCCGGAATGGCATGGTCCGGCGATCGCCGAGGCCTCGCTGGTGGCGGCCCCAGGTTGTTTTCCCACCGCCAGCCTGTTGCCGCTGCTGCCCTTCCTGAAGCAGGGGCTGATCGACACCGACGGGATCATCATCGACGCGAAGACCGGTACCTCCGGGGGAGGACGTGTTCCCAAGGAGGCCATGCTGCTGGCTGAGGCCTCCGAATCGATCTCGCCCTACGGAGTCGTCGGCCACCGACACACCTCCGAGATCGAGCAGCTCGCACAGGAGGTTGCGGGGCAGTCCGTGCAACTGCAGTTCACACCCCATCTGGTGCCGATGGTGCGCGGATTGCTGTCCACCGTCTACGCGCGGCTTCGTGATCCGGGCTTGACCGCAGAGGACTGCACGACGGTGCTGGAGGCGGTCTATCGCCATCATCCCTGCGTGCAGGTGATGCCGGTGGGTACCTATCCGGCCACCAAGTGGGTGCGCCACACCAATCGCGCCATGCTCTCGGTGCAGGTCGATACCCGAACCGGGCAGCTGATCCTGATGAGTGCCATCGACAATCTGATCAAGGGACAGGCCGGTCAGGGCATTCAATGCCTGAATCTGATGGCTGGTCTCGAGCCGGAAACCGGACTTCCTCTGCAGGCCTTCTATCCCTGA
- the purN gene encoding phosphoribosylglycinamide formyltransferase yields MPAFSDPSQREPADQALMHPHAEQCAALRAPLRLGVMASGNGTNFEALVESIAAGELCAEIPLLVVNNPGCGAQQRAQRLGVPCSVLDHRVLRDRVELDRELVRRFREAEVEGIVMAGWMRIVTPVLVQAFAGRLLNVHPSLLPSFRGLDAVGQALASGVTISGCTVHLVTEELDAGPILAQAAVPVLETDDHVSLSARIRRQEHRVLPQAVLRAGLRWRQG; encoded by the coding sequence ATGCCCGCTTTCTCAGACCCTAGCCAGCGTGAACCGGCGGACCAGGCCCTGATGCATCCCCACGCAGAACAGTGCGCCGCTCTGCGTGCTCCGCTGCGACTCGGCGTGATGGCATCCGGAAACGGGACCAATTTCGAAGCCCTGGTGGAATCGATCGCGGCGGGGGAGCTGTGTGCGGAGATCCCTCTGCTGGTGGTCAACAACCCAGGATGTGGTGCGCAACAGAGGGCGCAGCGTCTCGGCGTGCCCTGCAGCGTGCTGGATCACCGGGTCCTGCGCGATCGCGTTGAACTCGATCGTGAACTGGTGCGCCGCTTCCGGGAAGCGGAGGTGGAAGGCATTGTGATGGCCGGCTGGATGCGCATCGTCACACCGGTGCTGGTTCAGGCGTTTGCGGGTCGGTTGCTGAACGTTCATCCCTCACTGCTCCCCAGCTTCCGGGGTCTGGATGCTGTCGGGCAGGCCCTGGCCTCTGGCGTGACCATCAGCGGTTGCACCGTTCACCTGGTCACCGAGGAGCTCGATGCCGGCCCGATCCTTGCCCAGGCGGCGGTTCCAGTGCTGGAAACGGATGATCACGTCAGCCTGTCGGCTCGCATCCGCCGCCAGGAGCATCGTGTGCTGCCTCAAGCCGTTCTCAGGGCCGGACTGCGCTGGCGTCAGGGATAG